The proteins below are encoded in one region of Numenius arquata chromosome W, bNumArq3.hap1.1, whole genome shotgun sequence:
- the LOC141476770 gene encoding LOW QUALITY PROTEIN: adenosine 5'-monophosphoramidase HINT1-like (The sequence of the model RefSeq protein was modified relative to this genomic sequence to represent the inferred CDS: deleted 1 base in 1 codon): MEKAEGRSTTRRGSLRGLANVFSLHPQVGSLRAPRARKLPEPRGREQAKTTDETANRDAGSAGGDLAAQWAPRRAWPSGGSAGATTGVVVADELIGARAAWPGGATAVFGKIIGKALPANVAYEDEECLAFRDLSPQAPTLLLVMPKEPVIRLSEAEDSGECLLGHLMTVGKKRAAHLGLANGFRMVVDEGPEGGQPVCRVHLRILGGRQLGWPPG; this comes from the exons ATGGAGAAGGCCGAG GGTCGCAGCACTACACGGCGCGGATCCCTCCGCGGACTCGCCAacgtcttctccctccacccccaggtcgGATCCCTCCGCGCCCCGAGGGCACGCAAGCTCCCTGAGCCCCG GGGACGGGAACAAGCGAAAACGACAGACGAGACAGCCAATCGAGACGCGGGGTCGGCCGGCGGCGATCTGGCGGCCCAATGGGCGCCGCGGAGGGCCTGGCCGAGCGGAGGAAGCGCGGGGGCGACAACGGGCGTTGTCGTGGCTGACGAGCTTATTGGGGCGCGGGCCGCCTGGCCCGGTGGCGCCACTGCTGTCTTCGGAAAGATCATCGGCAAGGCGCTT CCCGCCAACGTCGCCTACGAGGACGAGGAG tgccttgcgttccgtgatctttccccccaagctccgacgcttctcctagtcatgcctaaggagccagttatcaggttatctgaagcagaagattctgGTGAATGC ctgcttgggcatttaatgactgttggcaagaagcgtgctgctcacctgggcctGGCCAATGGATTCCGGATGGTTGTGGATGAAGGGCCCGAGGGTGGGCAGCCTGTGTGTCGCGTACATCTACGTATTCTGGGTGGCCGTCAGTTGGGCTGGCCGCCTGGCTAA
- the LOC141476768 gene encoding LOW QUALITY PROTEIN: adenosine 5'-monophosphoramidase HINT1-like (The sequence of the model RefSeq protein was modified relative to this genomic sequence to represent the inferred CDS: deleted 1 base in 1 codon), whose protein sequence is MEKAEGRSTTRRGSLRGLANVFSLHPQVGSLRAPRARKLPEPRGREQAKTTDETANRDAGSAGGDLAAQWAPRRAWPSGGSAGATTGVVVADELIGARAAWPGGATAVFGKIIGKALPANVAYEDEECLAFRDLSPQAPTLLLVMPKEPVIRLSEAEDSGECLLGHLMTVGKKRAAHLGLANGFRMVVDEGPEGGQPVCRVHLRILGGRQLGWPPG, encoded by the exons ATGGAGAAGGCCGAG GGTCGCAGCACTACACGGCGCGGATCCCTCCGCGGACTCGCCAacgtcttctccctccacccccaggtcgGATCCCTCCGCGCCCCGAGGGCACGCAAGCTCCCTGAGCCCCG GGGACGGGAACAAGCGAAAACGACAGACGAGACAGCCAATCGAGACGCGGGGTCGGCCGGCGGCGATCTGGCGGCCCAATGGGCGCCGCGGAGGGCCTGGCCGAGCGGAGGAAGCGCGGGGGCGACAACGGGCGTTGTCGTGGCTGACGAGCTTATTGGGGCGCGGGCCGCCTGGCCCGGTGGCGCCACTGCTGTCTTCGGAAAGATCATCGGCAAGGCGCTT CCCGCCAACGTCGCCTACGAGGACGAGGAG tgccttgcgttccgtgatctttccccccaagctccgacgcttctcctagtcatgcctaaggagccagttatcaggttatctgaagcagaagattctgGTGAATGT ttgcttgggcatttaatgactgttggcaagaagcgtgctgctcacctgggcctGGCCAATGGATTCCGGATGGTTGTGGATGAAGGGCCCGAGGGTGGGCAGCCTGTGTGTCGCGTACATCTACGTATTCTGGGTGGCCGTCAGTTGGGCTGGCCGCCTGGCTAA
- the LOC141476769 gene encoding LOW QUALITY PROTEIN: adenosine 5'-monophosphoramidase HINT1-like (The sequence of the model RefSeq protein was modified relative to this genomic sequence to represent the inferred CDS: deleted 1 base in 1 codon), with amino-acid sequence MEKAEGRSTTRRGSLRGLANVFSLHPQVGSLRAPRARKLPEPRGREQAKTTDETANRDAGSAGGDLAAQWAPRRAWPSGGSAGATTGVVVADELIGARAAWPGGATAVFGKIIGKALPANVAYEDEECLAFRDLSPQAPTLLLVMPKEPVIRLSEAEDSGECLLGHLMTVGKKRAAHLGLANGFRMVVDEGPEGGQPVCRVHLRILGGRQLGWPPG; translated from the exons ATGGAGAAGGCCGAG GGTCGCAGCACTACACGGCGCGGATCCCTCCGCGGACTCGCCAacgtcttctccctccacccccaggtcgGATCCCTCCGCGCCCCGAGGGCACGCAAGCTCCCTGAGCCCCG GGGACGGGAACAAGCGAAAACGACAGACGAGACAGCCAATCGAGACGCGGGGTCGGCCGGCGGCGATCTGGCGGCCCAATGGGCGCCGCGGAGGGCCTGGCCGAGCGGAGGAAGCGCGGGGGCGACAACGGGCGTTGTCGTGGCTGACGAGCTTATTGGGGCGCGGGCCGCCTGGCCCGGTGGCGCCACTGCTGTCTTCGGAAAGATCATCGGCAAGGCGCTT CCCGCCAACGTCGCCTACGAGGACGAGGAG tgccttgcgttccgtgatctttccccccaagctccgacgcttctcctagtcatgcctaaggagccagttatcaggttatctgaagcagaagattctgGTGAATGT ctgcttgggcatttaatgactgttggcaagaagcgtgctgctcacctgggcctGGCCAATGGATTCCGGATGGTTGTGGATGAAGGGCCCGAGGGTGGGCAGCCTGTGTGTCGCGTACATCTACGTATTCTGGGTGGCCGTCAGTTGGGCTGGCCGCCTGGCTAA